CCATGACTCGTCCGCCCCTTCCCGTGAACCGGATGTTACAGCAACGGCTCGCGGCTCAGCCGCTTCAACTCGTTGATGGTTGCCGCATAGTTGTCGCTGCCGAACACGGCGCTGCCGGCCACCAGCACATCGGCACCGGCATGGGCGATACGGGCGACGTTGGCCGCCTTGACGCCGCCGTCGACCTCCAGCTCCGCACTGCAGCCACGGCTGTCCAGCATCTCCCGCAGACGCCTGATTTTGGGAATACAGGACTCGATGAAGCTCTGGCCGCCGAAGCCGGGGTTGACCGTCATCAGCATCGCCATGTCCAGGTCCTCCAGCAGATGGTCCAGCAGGCAGAGCGGCGTGGCGGGGTTGAGAGAAACGCCAGCCTTCTTGCCCAGCCCCTTGATCATCTGGATCAGACGGTGCAGATGGGGGGTCGCCTCGGCATGCACCACGATAATATCGGCACCGGCGGCGGCAAAGTCGGCAACGTACCGTTCCGGTTCCTCGATCATCAGGTGTACATCCAGCGGCAGCGAGGTAGCCCGACGAGCCGCCTCCACGATCAGGGGACCGATGGTTATGTTGGGCACGAAACGGCCATCCATGACATCGATATGGATGTAATCGGCACCGGCCGCCTCCACGGCACGAATTTCTTCGCCAAGCCGCGCGAAATCGGCGGAAAGTATTGAAGGAGCGATCTTTTTCATGGATGCCTCGTTAGGAGCACGGCAAAAAACCCATCGGTGCCGTGACGATGGGGCCACAGCCGTAACGCCCCGTCCGTGGTCAGTAGCGATGAGGCGGCCCCTGAAAAAAACAGCCCTTTTTCTATCACAAACTGCCGATGGTGGGAAAGAAAATCCGCAACAACTTGCTCATCCTCTTCCGGGGCAGTGGAGCAGGTTGCATAGACCAGGCTGCCCCCCGGTGCCAGCAGGTTCGCCACCCGCGACAGCAGCAGACGCTGACGCCGGGCGCAGCGTTCGATATCGGCGGGGGTCAGGCGCCATTTTGCTTCGGGATTGCGCCGGATCACCCCAAGTCCCGAACAGGGCGCATCCAGCAGGATCCGGTCGAACAGCTCACCGTGCAGGTACTCCGGCCGGGAAACGTCAGCCGCCAGGGTACGTACGCAGGAAATGCCGAGACGTTGTGCCGATTCCAGCACCCGGGCCAGCTTGCGATCGGTCAGGTCCGTGGCCAGAATACTACCGCTGTCCCCCATCAGCTGGGCCAGGTGCAGGGTTTTTCCCCCAGGGGCGGCGCAGGCATCCAGCACCCGCTGGCCGGGTTGCGGAGCCAGCAGATGGGCAACCAGCTGCGACGCCTCATCCTGCACGGCAAACAACCCTTCGGCGAACCCCGGAAGCGAGGGTATGAAAAAATGACCCTCCAGGCGAATCCCTTCCGGGGCATACCGACATGGCTCGCACGAAATGCCGGCATCCCCGAAACGGGCCATCAGATCGTCACGACCGATCCGCAGCGTGTTGGCCCTGAGCGTCAGCGGCGGTTCAGCGGAGGTGGCTGCCGCCAGACGCTCGACCTCCTCCTCCGGCATCTGACCACGCCACTGCTCGATCAGCCAGCGGGGCACGGAGTGAGTTGCCGCCAGCCAGCCCCCCGGGTCACAGGCGCGATCCGGCAGGCAGAGCTGTTCCCGGCTTCGCAAAAAGGACCGCAGCACGCCGTTGACCAGACCGCTGGCCCGGGGGAGTACCCGCTTGGCCAGCTCCACGGTAGCGTGAACCGCGGCATGGGGCGGCACCCGGTCAAGGTAGAGCAGCTGAAACAGCCCCAGCCGCAGCAGGTGGCGCAGTGGTTCTTCCAGCTTCTGCAACGGCTGGGTGACCAGCAGCGCCAGGTAATGATCCAGGGTTCCCTGCCGACGCAGCACGCCGAAGACCAGGTGACGGTACAGTCCCCGGTCCGGACCGGCAAGCTCCTCACGGGCCAGCTCCCGGTCGATCAGGGTATCGGCGTGCTCAGTCCCCGCGGCAAGCGCCCGCAAGGTGTTCAGGGCGGCATGCCGGGGGTCGGCCCTATGGCTTGGGGATACATTCTTTTGTGACATCTTGCTACCATAATCCCGAAGTACCCGCTTGGCAACGGTTGATCCGCTGCGTGCTTGCGGAGCGGGCCGGAAACGGCTATTGTCCGGAGCACCGCCGGCATGAACCGGCATACGTCCGGCCAAGGACTTCCCATGAACCATCCAGCGACATCATCCCGTCCCGCGCCATCCGGCAATCAGCGCTGGCGGCTTTTTGCCGTCCTGGCGCTCATGTACATTCTGGTTTACTTCTACCGGGTTTCTCTGGCGGTGGTGGCCGGCGACCTTTCCCGCGATCTTGCCCTGAGCGCCGAGCAGCTGGGCACCTTGGCCGGCATTCTTTTCTACGTTTACGCCGTGGCCCAGATTCCCCTCGGCCCCCTGATCGACCGATTCGGCGGACGCTTGGTCATTTCCTTCTGCGGCCTGCTCACCGCAATCGGCGGTTTCCTGTTCGCCCAGGCCCATACCCTGGCCATGGCCATGGCAGGGCGTATCCTGATCGGCATCGGCACCGCCGCGGTGCTGATGGCCACGTTTGCCATTTTCAGCCACTGGTATGACACCCGGGAGTTCGGCAGGATATCCGGCCTGATGGTTGCCGCCGGCAATCTGGGTAACCTGGCCGGTACCGCACCCCTGGCTCTCATGGTGGGGATAACCGGCTGGCGCGGCGCCTTCCTGGGGATAGCCGGGCTGCAGCTGCTGGTGACGATGCTGGTCTTTTTCCTGGTGCAGGACCGGCCGCCGGGACACAACGCCGACACGCACCACGACAGCTCGTCGCGTCCCGGCATGCTGGAAGCATGGCGGATCATCCTACGGGATCGCTCCTTCTGGCTGCTGGCGGCGGTGGCCTTCAGTTGGTACGGCAACTACCTGGCGGTGCAGGGGCTTTGGGGGGGACCCTATCTGACCGAACTGCACGGCATGACGCGGGAGGAAGCCGGCCGGATGCTGATGTGGACCTCCGTCGGCTTCATCGCCGGGTCGGTCCTGATGGACCGGATCGCCCGTCGGCTGTTCCGCTCCTACAAGTGGGCGCTGGTGGCGGGGCAGTGCTGCCTGCTGTTGCTCATGTCCGGATTCCTGGGGTGGTTGGAGGGTCTGTCCTCCCTGCAACTCGGCCTCTACTTCTTTGCACTGGGCTGTGCCGTTTCCAGCGGCATCATGATCTATCCGATCATCCGGGCCGCCTTCCCGATCTCCATTGTGGGTACGGCATTGACATCGATCAACTTCTTCGTCCTGATGGGGGCTGCTACGGCACAGCAGGGGATGGGGTTGGTGGTGGAACGGATGGGAGGATATTCGCCAGCGGCGCTGCACGCTGCCTTTGCTCTGCCGCTGGCGGCACTGCTGGTTGCGCTTCTGCTCTACCTGGGCGCCCGCAACTATCCTGCAGGGTGATCCCGGCAGCCTACCCAAATCGTCGACTGCTCGCCGCCAGGCGTCCGGAAGCCGGAAAACATGGCAAAAAACGCAAAAAGGTCGGCTGTGGCCGACCTTTTTGCTGTATGGCGCGCTCGAAGAGATTCGAACTCCTGACCCCCAGATTCGTAGTCTGGTGCTCTATCCAGCTGAGCTACGAGCGCAAAAAACACGTATGAGCAGTGGCGGAGAGAGAGGGATTCGAACCCTCGATACCGGTTGTCCCAGTATACTCGCTTAGCAGGCGAGCGCCTTCGACCTACTCGGCCATCTCTCCCAAATTACAAAGCTGCAAAATAGAGCAAAGCAGACCATTTTGCAAGACAAATATTCGCTCTTGTCGAGCGGCGGTACTTAGCGGGACTTCTTCAGATCGTTCAGCACCAGCTTGGCCACCGCCTTCAACGTCTCGAACACTCCGTCGCCGGTGGCGGCACACGCTTCAAAATCGGGAACAGCGGTGGTATTGAGCTGGCTGCGCAGTATTTCAACCGGCAGCGCGTTGGGCAGATCCCGCTTGTTGTACTGAATCACGAACGGCAGCCTGTCCAAGTCGTACCCTTGCTCCGCAAGGTTGTCCCGCAGATTTTCCAGCGACTCGATATTGGCATCCATCCGTTCTTCCTGGGAGTCGGCAACAAAAATGATCCCGTCAACCCCCTTCAGGATCAGCTTACGGGAGGCATCATAGAAGACCTGGCCGGGCACGGTGTAGAGATGGAAGCGGGTCTTGAATCCCTTGATCTCCCCCAGGGCCAGGGGAAGGAAATCAAAAAACAGCGTCCGCTCCGTCTCGGTGGCGAGACTGATCATCTTGCCCTTGGCGTCGGGAGCGGTTGAGGCGTAAATATGCTGCAGGTTGGTCGTCTTGCCGCAGAGCCCCGGGCCGTAATAGACGATCTTGCAGTTTATTTCGCGGGAGGCGTAGTTAATGAAGGACATGCGGATGCACCCCGGAGCAGGGACTAGCTGAACAGATTGTCGATATCGTCATCCGTGATTTCGGCGAAGGGGAACGCGGCGGAACCGCTTTTCGACTGTTCGTCGGCCTTGGCGGTCAGTCGGTCGAAGATGACCGACAGTTCTTCGGATGCCTTCTTGACCCGCAGCCGCACCAGCCCCAGCGATGAACGGCTGTCGAACAGCACCACCAGGATGACCCGGCCACCAACGATGGAGATATGGAGGTTGTCATTCTCCCCTTCATGAAAGAGAATGGAGAATTCCTTCTCGCCGATCAGCTTGGCCAGACCGCCGGTTGCCGCAATGTTGCCGGCCGTGAGCGAGGCAAGGGAGGTGGTATCAAAGCGGTCGGTCTCGCCAACACCGGAAATGAGCTGCCCGTTCTTATCCACCAGAAAGATGACTTTCGAGTTGGAGTCCCGCAGAAGCCGTTCGATGACTTCGTTGATCTCCTTAAACTCTTCATCATACATGACCATCTGGGCGTTGGACATGCGATCTCCTCTTCGGGGCCGTGAAACATACCGTGACACGAGGCACAGAGCGGCGGACAGAGCGTGAATTCCGTCGGTTTCCTGTGTCTATAGCAGAAGAAAATCAGGGATACAAGCGCATTTCTCGTGACTGATGCCGGCAAGCTCGGGTACAATGATGGCGTCGGATCAGCCTGGGACACCAGACTACGGGTCCCTTAAATCCGGCACTGCCAGATGCCGTTACTTTCACCGGAGGAACTGAATGGAAGCGTTTGTACCCAAGTGGATCGCCTGGGAAACCACCCAGCAATGCAACCTCAAATGTGTTCACTGTCGCTGTTCGTCGGAGATGACCTCGTCCCAAGGGGACTTTACCACTGAGGAAGGGAAAAGGCTGCTTGCCGATATCGCCGCCTTTTCGAAACCGGTGGTCGTACTGTCCGGTGGCGAGCCGCTGCTGCGTTCCGATATTTTCGAACTGGCCGAATATGGCACCTCCCTGGGTCTGCGGATGTGCATGGCCAGCAACGGCTCGCTGATTACCGATGAGGTCTGTGCCCGACTGAAACAGGCGGATATCAAGATGGTCTCCCTCTCCCTCGATGGTTCCACCGCCGCCATTCATGACGACTTTCGCCAGTCGCCCGGCGCTTTCGACGGCGTGGTTCGTGCTGCGGAAACGATGCGCAGAAACGGCCTCAAATTCCTGATCAACTCATCCTTCACCAAGCGGAACCAGCACGACATCGCCCCGACCTTTCAACTGGCCAAGAAACTGGGGGCCACCGCCTGGTACATGTTCATGATCGTTCCCACCGGCCGTGGCGAGGAGATCATGAACGAGTTGATTTCCAAGGAAGATTACGAAGAGATTTTGGAATGGCACTACCAGCAGGAAAAGCTGGAGAATGATCTGCTGATGCGTCCCACCTGCGCGCCGCACTACTACCGGATCGCGCCGCAGCGGGCCAAGGAGGAGGGGGTCTCCTTCCAGCGTCGCTCCCTGAGTTTTTCCACCGGCGGCGGCAAGGGGTGCATCGCTGCCCAGAGTATCTGCCTGATCGACTGTTTCGGCAATGTCAAGCCGTGCTCTTATTTTCATCGGGTTGCCGGCAACGTCAAGGAAACCCCTTTCCGGGAAATCTGGGAGCAGTCGGAAATATTCCGGGACTTGCGGAGTTTCAAGGAGTACAAGGGAAAGTGCGGCCAGTGCGAATTCCTGAATGTCTGCGGCGGTTGCCGGGCGCGGGCTGATGCAGTATACGGCGACTACATGGCGGAAGAACCGTTCTGCAACTATGTTCCGCTTCGCTGCCGTTAAGGAACACGGGGCGGGATGGAATGAGAACGGCCGATGCGATCAGCATCGGCCGTTCTCGTTTCGGGGTATGCCGGATGACCGGAAGCGCTAGCCAGCGGCGCAGCAACCGCCGGCAGCACAACCGGCCGGCTTGGGCGCCTCGGTTTTAGGGCAGTAGCCGGAGTTGAACCAGCCGTCACCCTTCAGGCTGAAAGCGGCCTGGGAGATCATCTTTTCAACCGCTCCGCCACAGGCGGGGCACTCGCTGGCCGGGGCATCGGAAAACTTCTGGCGCAACTCAAACTGATTGCTGCAGGAGGTACAACGATATTCATACACTGGCATGGGCAACAGCCTCCTTTTGAATATTCATATGGGTGAATCATAGTTACCGCGGGTCCGGTTTGTCAAGGGGACGGAGAAAGACCACGAACGCGCCGCTTCCGCCCAATTCCCGCGGCGCCGGCGCAAATTCGATCACCAGTCCCCGCCCCTGCTCCCGCAACCAGGCTGCCACCGCCTGGTTCAATACCGGCCCGTCACTGGAGTGGGTACCTTTACCGGTAATGACCAGCACCGCCTTCTCCCCCGCCGCCCGGGCCGAACGCAGAAAACGGTCCAGGGAGCCAACTGCTTCGTCGCGAGTCAGGCCGTGCAGATCCAGCTGCCGGTCCAGGCGGATCACCCCCCGTTTGAGCATCCGCAGCCGGTTACCGCCCAGCGGCTTCAGCTCTTCCTCCGCCGGCAACGCATCCTCGAACCTGACATCCAGCTTCAGCCGTTCGATTTCCTTCAAAAAATCCGATCGTCCGCCCGGAGCCACGGTCAAGGACGCGACCGGCGGCTCCGTCGGACGACGCACCGCTTCGGCGCGAACCGTCGTACCACCCGCTTTCGGGGGCTCAAGCGGCACCACACCGGCCATGGCCTGACGGAACAGGTCGGCTTCGTCGCTGCCCGGCCGGGCCTGCGCCGTGGTCGACACCGTCTTCGCCCGCACTGCTTCCTCTTCGGAAGCTGGCGGCGCGGCAACGATCACGCCCTTCAACCGCTCGAAGGAGCTGGTGCGGAACTCCGCCGGGCGCTGGACCGGAGATGATGGTTTTTTCTTGCGACTCATCGCGGATCGCCTCTAACGATAGAACAGCCAGGGAGCCACTGCTGCACAGTACACCAAGGCGGATGGCACGAGCAGCCGGTGGCAGACACGCCGTATCGGCTTTGCACTGGGCAGAGGGCAGTACACAGCAAAAAACTCCGGCAATGAACAGCGGCAGTGCCCGACGGCAAAGCAACCGAAGATGGGGGCAACGGGGCCAGTTGTATTCAAGGCCCGGGAGGGCTGCTCATTCGGCGGCAGGGGTAGCAGCACCCTGGGCCGCTTTTTCACTCAGGGAGTTGAAGATCATGTCCAGCACCGCCTTCTGCCGCACCTCAAACTTGTTCAGCACGGCAAGGCAGCTCCCCATGGGGCATTGGGCGTGCAGGAAGTCGGCATCACGGCTGGAGAGAATGACGATCCGGTTCTTGTTGATCCCTGCCTGCACGGCAAAGCTCATCAGCTTGCGCCCGTCCAGGGTGGGCATTTCGAAGTCAATCAGCAGCAGATCGTAGGGGGAACGACGGATATAGGAAAGAGCCTCCAGCGGGTTGTTGCAGACATCCACCGTCAGGCGGGGGAAATGTTCCGCGATATAGTCGCTCAGCAGGCGGGTAAAGGCCGGATCGTCGTCTATCAGCAGAATGTTTCCCATCATATCCCCATCCCGGCGCACCGCATCAGGCACGGTTCAGCGTTTGCTCCGCATATCGCTGAGCCCGACTGCCGCAAAGATCACCAGCAGAATAAAGCCGATGAACAGCCAATCCGCCGCACTGAATCCGAACATTCAGCACCGCCCCTGCAACATGCCGCTCTGCTCCAGAGAGCGATGACACTGTTCAAGAAACCGGTGCATTTCAACCAAGGGAAACTGGGCGCAGAATACCGGGTCCGCCAGCACATCTTCCACGATGGCCGCCGCTTCGTGAATATCCCCGGCCTGATGCTGTTCGAAGGCAACCGACAGGGCCGTCAGATAGTCCACCGGCGGTACCAGGGGGCGTTCACCGGCACGAATGGCGGCGATACGGCCCTCGAGATTACGACGCTCCGCCCCGCTGCAGCGCTCAAGCAGCCCTTCCCA
The window above is part of the Trichlorobacter ammonificans genome. Proteins encoded here:
- the rpe gene encoding ribulose-phosphate 3-epimerase, producing MKKIAPSILSADFARLGEEIRAVEAAGADYIHIDVMDGRFVPNITIGPLIVEAARRATSLPLDVHLMIEEPERYVADFAAAGADIIVVHAEATPHLHRLIQMIKGLGKKAGVSLNPATPLCLLDHLLEDLDMAMLMTVNPGFGGQSFIESCIPKIRRLREMLDSRGCSAELEVDGGVKAANVARIAHAGADVLVAGSAVFGSDNYAATINELKRLSREPLL
- the rsmB gene encoding 16S rRNA (cytosine(967)-C(5))-methyltransferase RsmB gives rise to the protein MSQKNVSPSHRADPRHAALNTLRALAAGTEHADTLIDRELAREELAGPDRGLYRHLVFGVLRRQGTLDHYLALLVTQPLQKLEEPLRHLLRLGLFQLLYLDRVPPHAAVHATVELAKRVLPRASGLVNGVLRSFLRSREQLCLPDRACDPGGWLAATHSVPRWLIEQWRGQMPEEEVERLAAATSAEPPLTLRANTLRIGRDDLMARFGDAGISCEPCRYAPEGIRLEGHFFIPSLPGFAEGLFAVQDEASQLVAHLLAPQPGQRVLDACAAPGGKTLHLAQLMGDSGSILATDLTDRKLARVLESAQRLGISCVRTLAADVSRPEYLHGELFDRILLDAPCSGLGVIRRNPEAKWRLTPADIERCARRQRLLLSRVANLLAPGGSLVYATCSTAPEEDEQVVADFLSHHRQFVIEKGLFFSGAASSLLTTDGALRLWPHRHGTDGFFAVLLTRHP
- a CDS encoding MFS transporter yields the protein MNHPATSSRPAPSGNQRWRLFAVLALMYILVYFYRVSLAVVAGDLSRDLALSAEQLGTLAGILFYVYAVAQIPLGPLIDRFGGRLVISFCGLLTAIGGFLFAQAHTLAMAMAGRILIGIGTAAVLMATFAIFSHWYDTREFGRISGLMVAAGNLGNLAGTAPLALMVGITGWRGAFLGIAGLQLLVTMLVFFLVQDRPPGHNADTHHDSSSRPGMLEAWRIILRDRSFWLLAAVAFSWYGNYLAVQGLWGGPYLTELHGMTREEAGRMLMWTSVGFIAGSVLMDRIARRLFRSYKWALVAGQCCLLLLMSGFLGWLEGLSSLQLGLYFFALGCAVSSGIMIYPIIRAAFPISIVGTALTSINFFVLMGAATAQQGMGLVVERMGGYSPAALHAAFALPLAALLVALLLYLGARNYPAG
- a CDS encoding GTP-binding protein, with protein sequence MSFINYASREINCKIVYYGPGLCGKTTNLQHIYASTAPDAKGKMISLATETERTLFFDFLPLALGEIKGFKTRFHLYTVPGQVFYDASRKLILKGVDGIIFVADSQEERMDANIESLENLRDNLAEQGYDLDRLPFVIQYNKRDLPNALPVEILRSQLNTTAVPDFEACAATGDGVFETLKAVAKLVLNDLKKSR
- a CDS encoding roadblock/LC7 domain-containing protein, giving the protein MSNAQMVMYDEEFKEINEVIERLLRDSNSKVIFLVDKNGQLISGVGETDRFDTTSLASLTAGNIAATGGLAKLIGEKEFSILFHEGENDNLHISIVGGRVILVVLFDSRSSLGLVRLRVKKASEELSVIFDRLTAKADEQSKSGSAAFPFAEITDDDIDNLFS
- a CDS encoding radical SAM/SPASM domain-containing protein, whose translation is MEAFVPKWIAWETTQQCNLKCVHCRCSSEMTSSQGDFTTEEGKRLLADIAAFSKPVVVLSGGEPLLRSDIFELAEYGTSLGLRMCMASNGSLITDEVCARLKQADIKMVSLSLDGSTAAIHDDFRQSPGAFDGVVRAAETMRRNGLKFLINSSFTKRNQHDIAPTFQLAKKLGATAWYMFMIVPTGRGEEIMNELISKEDYEEILEWHYQQEKLENDLLMRPTCAPHYYRIAPQRAKEEGVSFQRRSLSFSTGGGKGCIAAQSICLIDCFGNVKPCSYFHRVAGNVKETPFREIWEQSEIFRDLRSFKEYKGKCGQCEFLNVCGGCRARADAVYGDYMAEEPFCNYVPLRCR
- a CDS encoding FmdB family zinc ribbon protein translates to MPVYEYRCTSCSNQFELRQKFSDAPASECPACGGAVEKMISQAAFSLKGDGWFNSGYCPKTEAPKPAGCAAGGCCAAG
- a CDS encoding Smr/MutS family protein translates to MSRKKKPSSPVQRPAEFRTSSFERLKGVIVAAPPASEEEAVRAKTVSTTAQARPGSDEADLFRQAMAGVVPLEPPKAGGTTVRAEAVRRPTEPPVASLTVAPGGRSDFLKEIERLKLDVRFEDALPAEEELKPLGGNRLRMLKRGVIRLDRQLDLHGLTRDEAVGSLDRFLRSARAAGEKAVLVITGKGTHSSDGPVLNQAVAAWLREQGRGLVIEFAPAPRELGGSGAFVVFLRPLDKPDPR
- a CDS encoding response regulator — encoded protein: MGNILLIDDDPAFTRLLSDYIAEHFPRLTVDVCNNPLEALSYIRRSPYDLLLIDFEMPTLDGRKLMSFAVQAGINKNRIVILSSRDADFLHAQCPMGSCLAVLNKFEVRQKAVLDMIFNSLSEKAAQGAATPAAE